Proteins from a genomic interval of Betta splendens chromosome 10, fBetSpl5.4, whole genome shotgun sequence:
- the si:dkey-160o24.3 gene encoding N-acetyllactosaminide beta-1,3-N-acetylglucosaminyltransferase 2, which translates to MARLCCCCCCCCLRRRRLRNVLICLCSPCICLALFVVYVGVVVYIRTQQFISSGALMEGSVHIIHFVAPGSLRNANFAPLPQSFWTLDPAQGAIWNHLQLPIDRYFSPILHPKQHKQPDSDSSEVLLKQSFSAVTNTDSLRKNFKQFPQQIQDFVNHMDKRDYPNLIQPDGVCGAGASDETGPPLLLLAIKTTELNFRNRQAIRQTWGRAGWVAGHRSSSGGYVRRVFLLGKGNPQDQGVDSSELLELESKHYGDILQWDFRDTFFNLTLKDIHFWRWFSLHCGQTQFVFKGDDDVFVNTPKMLSYLQDQLRKPDANKVMENFMVGDVIGAAMPSRANMSKYFIPDTFFKGLYPAYAGGGGVVYSGPLTKRLHDVSQRVHLFPIDDVYVGMLMVRLNTSPVHHPAFLTFGFSEKEEKEPCSYHTILLVHKRSPSQVLRLWDDMRKTRDQCRNVTLRKDTQVVTQKLV; encoded by the coding sequence ATGGCGaggctttgctgctgctgctgctgctgctgcctccgtcGCCGGCGCCTACGAAACGTGTTGATCTGTCTGTGCAGCCCCTGCATCTGCCTGGCCCTGTTCGTGGTTTATGTTGGTGTGGTGGTGTATATAAGGACACAGCAGTTCATATCGTCTGGGGCTTTGATGGAAGGAAGTGTGCATATAATACATTTTGTGGCCCCAGGATCTTTAAGGAACGCAAACTTTGCCCCTCTGCCACAAAGCTTCTGGACCCTCGACCCGGCCCAAGGTGCCATTTGGAATCACCTGCAGTTACCCATCGACCGCTACTTCAGCCCCATACTGCAccccaaacaacacaaacagcccgACAGCGATAGCTCGGAAGTCCTACTGAAACAGAGTTTCTCTGCTGTCACCAACACGGACAGTCTGAGGAAGAACTTTAAACAATTCCCGCAGCAGATACAGGACTTTGTGAACCACATGGATAAACGAGACTATCCAAACCTCATCCAGCCAGATGGGGTGTGTGGAGCAGGGGCAAGTGATGAGACCGGCCCCCCTCTCCTTCTTCTGGCCATCAAGACAACGGAGCTGAACTTTAGGAACCGGCAGGCCATTCGTCAGACCTGGGGCCGGGCAGGCTGGGTCGCAggacacaggagcagcagcgggggCTACGTCCGCAGGGTGTTCCTGCTGGGCAAAGGGAACCCCCAGGACCAGGGTGTGGACTCATCAGAGTTACTGGAGCTAGAGAGCAAACACTATGGAGACATCCTTCAGTGGGACTTCAGAGACACTTTCTTCAACCTCACCTTGAAGGACATCCACTTCTGGAGGTGGTTCTCGCTTCACTGCGGTCAGACTCAGTTTGTCTTCAAAGGAGACGATGACGTCTTCGTCAACACCCCAAAAATGCTAAGTTACCTCCAGGACCAGCTGAGGAAACCGGACGCCAACAAGGTCATGGAGAACTTTATGGTTGGAGATGTCATTGGTGCAGCCATGCCAAGCCGAGCCAACATGTCCAAGTACTTTATCCCCGACACCTTCTTTAAGGGTCTGTATCCTGCGTacgcgggtggaggaggggtggtGTACTCGGGCCCCTTGACCAAGCGCCTGCATGACGTGTCCCAAAGGGTTCATCTGTTCCCCATCGACGACGTCTATGTGGGGATGCTAATGGTCCGGCTCAACACCTCCCCCGTCCACCACCCCGCCTTCCTCACCTTTGGCTTCtctgagaaggaggagaaggagccgtGTTCGTACCACACCATCCTGCTGGTGCACAAACGCAGCCCCAGCCAGGTGCTTCGGCTGTGGGACGACATGAGGAAGACGCGGGACCAGTGTCGGAACGTGACGCTGAGGAAAGACACACAAGTTGTGACACAAAAATTGGTTTAA